The genomic DNA CTAAATAATCTCTTTCGGCGGAGTAGCCGGCTTGACGAAGAGTATGAACGAGACGGACTGTATAATCTTTTGCTTCATCACCAAGGGAAACAAAAAAACAATCGATTCCTTCATTAAGAGGAAGCTCAATCATTTCCGCCTCTAATGCGGCTAATAACCGTTCAATACTTAGTGCGAAACCGATACCCGGTATTTCAGGTCCGCCAATTTCTTCAACAAGTCCATTATATCGTCCTCCACCGCATAACGTTGAATTCGCACCAAATCCTTCTGCATCACTCATAATTTCAAAGGCAGTATGAGTATAGTAATCTAATCCGCGAACAAGATTTGGATCAACTTCTATTGGTATGTTGAGTGCCTGTAAATGCTGTTGTACTTTCTCAAAGTATTTACGTGATTCTTCATTTAAATAATCTATAATAGCTGGTGCTGATTTCATTAATTGATGGTCGCGATCTTTTTTACAATCAAGAATTCGCAGTGGATTTTTTTCCAATCGATTTTGACAATCCGAGCAAAATTCATGAATTTGCGGTTTAAAGTGGTCAATCAATGCATTACGATATGCTTGTCGACTTTCTTTATCTCCAAGACTATTGATCACTACCTTCAGCTTTTTGAGACCTAAATCCTTATATAAAGACATTGCTAAAGATATAACCTCTGCATCAATTGCAGGATCAGCACTCCCAAGTGCTTCAACCCCAAATTGTACAAATTGTCGATAACGACCTGCTTGAGGTCTTTCATAGCGAAACATCGGCTCTAAATAGTAGAGCTTAACAGGCTGATTTATATTGGCATACATTTTGTTTTCAATAAATGAGCGAACAGTCGGAGCCGTCCCTTCTGGTCGAAGTGTAATACTTCTGCCTCCCCGATCTGCAAATGTATACATTTCTTTTTGAACTATGTCAGTCGTATCTCCAACACTTCGTAAAAACAATTCGGTTTGTTCAAATATTGGCGTACGGATTTCTTTATATTGATACATCCTGCATAAATCTCTTATTTTCTCCTCGATAAACTGCCACTTCTCTACTTGTCCTGGAACAATATCTTGTGTTCCGCGAGGGGCTTTTATATTCATTTACAATCCTCCTTAAAAATTAAAGCTCTCGACCCTTGTTATAATAACAAGGGACGAGAGCTTAACTTCCGTGGTACCACCCTAGTTGAAGAGTAAACACCACTCTTCCACTTTAACAGTTAACGCCTGCATACGTTCTTCTCCTACTAAAAAACGAGTTTTTTTCAGAGAGAAACCTAAGAAGTGTTCTTTCATTAAGTCATCATGTAGAAATGCTTTCAGCCAAGACATTTCCTCTCTTTTCATGTGGATTCTTAACTACTTTTCTTCCTCATTGGTTTACTCTAGCTATTCATCCATTTTATTTATATAATAATACGTAGCAAAATTGAAAATGTCAATAGCAATTACGAGCGTTCTAATCGTTTTTTTAACTTTCTTACATCTCTCAATGTTAAATGAAATTCCGTTGCTAATTCAAACATATTTGACTCTTCATTTTGCATGATATCTTGGAAGTTTACACCAAACAATTGATTTTCACCGCTTTTTATTTTGAAGCCTTTTTCACTGAATCTCATTCAAAAAATCACCCTTTTCGCCTTTCTTTAAGCGTTATTCTTCCCAATAAATGTGCTAACCTTACAATAAAAAATAACTTTTAAATCAAAACAAATGATTTTTTTAATAAACTTCGTTAAAATTAAAAGAAAAATAATTATTGGAGGAAAAGCTTATTGCAGAAAAAAGTGATCGTTTTTTTTATTAGTGTCATCTTAATTTTTAGCTCTTTTGAATCATTACAGACAATTGAAGCTGCTGCAAAAGGCTCTGTCACTATTCAATCAAACAGCGTCAACATAAGAAAAGGTCCCGGTCTTAGTTATCCAGTCATTACGAAGGCAGCTAAAGGTGAAACATATACTCTTCTTGACGAAAAAGATGATTGGTATGAAATAAAATTAAAAAGCGGACAAAAAGGTTGGGTGGCTAATTGGCTTGTTTCTAAAAAATCAACAACCAATAAAAATGAGAAGAGCTCTTATTCTAATAAAAACGCAACCGTAGCTACCGAATACTTAAGAGTCCGAAATGGACCCGGGACAAACTTCCAAATGATTGGCCATTTAAATCATGGAGATAAAATTGAAATTATTGAAAGTAATGATAGCTGGGTAAAAGGACATACTCCGTTTGGAATAGGATGGGTTTCCAAAGAATATATTACAGGAGATGAACAAAGCAGTCAGGATCTAAACTACGAAAAAGTAGGAATTGTTACAGTCCAAGATTTAAATGTTAGAAATGAGCCTTCTTTACAAGGCAACATTGTTGGAAAACTAAAAAAAGGAACTGAAATAACAATCCTTTCACGGAAAAATGATTGGATAGAAATTACTTATGGACAAGCAAGTGCATGGGTCAGCAGTAAGCATATTAAATTAAAAACAAAAGCACAAAAAAATAAAAACTATCAAACAACAAAAGCACAAAAAGACCGAAGCGTACATTTAAAAGGAACAGTAGGTACTGTAACCGCTACAGCTTTAAATGTACGTAAAAGCAATTCTCTCGATGGAAAAGTGATTGGTCATGTTAAAAAAGGACAGAGCTTTATTATTCTTGAAGAAGTAAATAATTGGGCAAAAATTGAATTTAGTTCTGGACAATATGGATGGGTCGCAGGCTGGTTCCTTGAGAAAACAGAAAATAAAGGAGGAAAAGCCTCTGTCGATGAAAAAAGCTATGTAACCATTTTACATAATGGAACGAATCTTAGAAAATCACCAACAGTTGAATCATCTGTTATTGAAAGAGCAAATAAAGGGGAAACATACCCAATCATTAGCAAGCAAAATGATTGGTATGAAATCCAGTTAGAGAAAGATGTAACAGCCTTTGTTGCTGGTTGGATAGTTTCGGTCACAGGTCCAATTCCTAAAGTTGAAAAACCTGGTGCGGGCATACATTTAAAAAATAAAACAATTGTAATTGACCCTGGTCATGGAGGTAAGGATAACGGTGCAAAAGGTGTTAAAGGAACGATTGAAAAACATTTAACATTAAAGACCGCAAAGTTAATTCATGATAAATTACGTGCTGCTGGTGCAAATGTCATTTTAACGAGAACAAATGATACATACATCTCCTTACCCGAAAGAGTAAGTACAGCTGAATACTACAATGCAGATGCTTTTATAAGCATTCACTACGACAGTATTAAAGATAAAAGTGTTCGCGGGCTAACTAGTTATTATTATCATTCGTTCCAAAAGCCTTTAGCCGACTCTATTCACAGAGCCGTGACAGCTAATACTAAACTTCGGGATCGTAAAGTACGTCAAGGCGATTATTACGTCTTACGTGAAAATGAGCAAAATGCAGTTCTGTTAGAGCTAGGTTATTTAAGCAACGGTTCTGAAGAAATTTTGATTACCTCTTCGCAATATCAAGAAATAGTAGCAAATGGCGTTTATAACGGACTTGCTCAATATTTTAAATAATATTTTTATTAAAGTAGCATTCTTAAAAAAGGGAATGCTACTTTTTCTTTATTTTCTGAAGATTTCATATATAATAAGGATAATTCGTTATTAAGCCCAGTGGTAATATGTCAAGCACTAAAATTCGGTGGATTGGAAATTAATATTGGATTTCATTGAAAAGTGCTTAAAAAAGAGTATAACAAATAAACCTCACACTATTTTCGATTTTTTACCAATCACTATTAGTGTGAAGCTGGGTGTTTGAAAGGGTCTGAATGAGAAGTTTTAATCTCTCCTTTCAGGTGGTGTGTACAACTGATTGGTGCGTAGTAGCGAAAACACCAATCGTACCAGTTTTCTTGCAGTTAAGACGAGAGCGCGTTTGTGTTTATGTTTTGGAACTTCATCGTACTTTTTTGTGTAAAAAGCTTTATATTCAGAGTCATACTTTCGGATCTTATCAGCAGCTTGAATAAGGTAGTATCGCAAATATTTATTGCCTGTCCTCATTCTTGCCGTTTCTTGGGATTCGAATTCGCCCGATTGGTTTTGGTTCCATACCAAACCAGCATATTTCGCTAAGGCATGATGATCTTTAAATCGCTTTATATCGCCTATTTCGGCTATCAGCCCTGCCGCATAAACGTCTCCAATTCCTTTTACAGACGTTAGAGTTTGCGGTATGCCTTTCATTAACTTGGCAATTTCTTTATCTAGCCGCTTTACTTGTGACTCGATATGTTGAATGGTACTTAAAGTAACTGACATAGAAATATTTACGGGATCCTGCATAGCCTTATTTAACCGATAAGATGATCTAGCCAACTTATGAAGATATTTTGCGATTTCTTCTGGGTTTTCAAATCGGTTCTTCCCTTTATCCTGCAGGAACTCGACGAGTTCTTCGATACTCATTTCAGCGATGGTTTCGGGCTCTAGTTCTTCCATGACAGCCATACTCGTAGCTCCGAATTTATCTGAAAATGGATTATCTTGTCTCAGTCCACTGAACTTTAAAAAGAGCTGGTTAAGAAAATACGTTTTATTTCGGGTAATTTCCCGCATAAAATGAAACCTTGTCCGTGTTAATCGTTGAAGGGCTTCATATTGTATGGCATCTTTCATTTGGGCTGGCAGTCGGCCAAAGCGCAAGTGGTCAGCGATGACCCAGGCATCTATGCGATTTTTTTTTCACAAGGGAGTCATACCCTTTTTTAAAACGAGCGACTTTTCTCGCATTTAGTACGTAGATAGAGGCTTGGAACTTAGGTTCATAGCCTTTCATTTGGTCTTGTAGATAATGGGCAAGATGCCAACTGTAAAGATCAGTGGCTTCCATCCCAATCTTCAATTGGTTGGCCTGACTTTTTTCCGCTGCTTCTAGCATTCGTTTGATCAGGGTTGCGGCCCCCGTTTTGATCATTAGAAACAGAAAAGTCGGCAAGTGTGGATCCGTCCTGTTTCATGAAATGGACATGATGGGACTTCAAGCTTACGTCTACACCAACAAGCATTTGTGACATACCAATCACCTCCAGTAGGTAAGTTAATCAAGAACGTTCAGACCTGGGTGCCCACGGGAATCATCGATGTCTTCCTCGTCATCAGCACTCAAAGAAAAGAAGTCCATCATGAGCGCTACACTCACTTCTTTTACGGCGGCGCAACCAGTGGTTAGACCTTCAATAATGAACCATGGGTAGCAGGCTTATTAAGCAGTACATCGCGAGATGTCCGCAAGGGGGAAAAGCAATATCCTGATACGATCCTGTCGGGTTCCATTGTCCCATGAGCAGGTCTAAAACGCTATAAAAAAAATGACGGAGTAAAACGCTGGAGCATCCTCCATTCTCCGCCATTTCACGATATTCAGTTAAAAGGTATTTCAAAGAAGCAGTAGGGAACTATCCCCCTGCGAAATAACAACAATACGTAAATCTATTATTGATAGTTTGACTTTACCTCGGCTTCCCCACCAGAGGGGTGAAACAAGGGTAAAACAAAAACATTTATTGATGGGAAAGCCGAGAGGCTAACCTTTAAAAAAACCTATAGGAATCTAGAGTGAATTGTAGAGGATCCGGATCAACTGGAAATTCTTCTAGAAAGAGCTCTTACTACTACTATACGAGGGGTGAATGGATGAAGATGACAAAAGTATACACTGATTTACCTATTTTAGAAACGAAACGACTTGTCCTTCGAAAAGTAACTTTAAATGATGTAGAAAGTATGTTCTTATATTGTTCTAATGAAGAAGTATCGAGGTACGTACTTTGGGATACGCATCGGATCTTATCTGACACGAAAGAGTTTGTCAAATATATCTTAAATCAATATGAAAATAAAAAGTTGGCTCCTTGGGGTATCGAATATAAAGAGAATGGAGAATTCATTGGGACAATTGATTTTGTTTCGTGGCAGCCACAACATAAAAGCGCTGAAATCGGATATGTCATTTCTCAAGAATAGTGGGGGAAAGGGATAACAACTGAAGCTGCAACTGAAATTGTCAAGTTTGGATTTGAGAAAATGGATTTAGTTCGTATTCAAGCAAAATGTTTTGCAGAAAACATTGGTTCACAACGTGTAATGGAAAAGATAGGAATGTCTTT from Bacillus aquiflavi includes the following:
- a CDS encoding SH3 domain-containing protein, translated to MQKKVIVFFISVILIFSSFESLQTIEAAAKGSVTIQSNSVNIRKGPGLSYPVITKAAKGETYTLLDEKDDWYEIKLKSGQKGWVANWLVSKKSTTNKNEKSSYSNKNATVATEYLRVRNGPGTNFQMIGHLNHGDKIEIIESNDSWVKGHTPFGIGWVSKEYITGDEQSSQDLNYEKVGIVTVQDLNVRNEPSLQGNIVGKLKKGTEITILSRKNDWIEITYGQASAWVSSKHIKLKTKAQKNKNYQTTKAQKDRSVHLKGTVGTVTATALNVRKSNSLDGKVIGHVKKGQSFIILEEVNNWAKIEFSSGQYGWVAGWFLEKTENKGGKASVDEKSYVTILHNGTNLRKSPTVESSVIERANKGETYPIISKQNDWYEIQLEKDVTAFVAGWIVSVTGPIPKVEKPGAGIHLKNKTIVIDPGHGGKDNGAKGVKGTIEKHLTLKTAKLIHDKLRAAGANVILTRTNDTYISLPERVSTAEYYNADAFISIHYDSIKDKSVRGLTSYYYHSFQKPLADSIHRAVTANTKLRDRKVRQGDYYVLRENEQNAVLLELGYLSNGSEEILITSSQYQEIVANGVYNGLAQYFK
- the hisS gene encoding histidine--tRNA ligase, which gives rise to MNIKAPRGTQDIVPGQVEKWQFIEEKIRDLCRMYQYKEIRTPIFEQTELFLRSVGDTTDIVQKEMYTFADRGGRSITLRPEGTAPTVRSFIENKMYANINQPVKLYYLEPMFRYERPQAGRYRQFVQFGVEALGSADPAIDAEVISLAMSLYKDLGLKKLKVVINSLGDKESRQAYRNALIDHFKPQIHEFCSDCQNRLEKNPLRILDCKKDRDHQLMKSAPAIIDYLNEESRKYFEKVQQHLQALNIPIEVDPNLVRGLDYYTHTAFEIMSDAEGFGANSTLCGGGRYNGLVEEIGGPEIPGIGFALSIERLLAALEAEMIELPLNEGIDCFFVSLGDEAKDYTVRLVHTLRQAGYSAERDYLDRKVKAQFKAADRLQAKYVAILGEDELKRNIINVKNMATGDQKELALDSFVEQFKRL
- a CDS encoding IS110 family transposase codes for the protein MSQMLVGVDVSLKSHHVHFMKQDGSTLADFSVSNDQNGGRNPDQTNARSSGKKSGQPIEDWDGSH
- a CDS encoding IS110 family RNA-guided transposase, whose amino-acid sequence is MRFGRLPAQMKDAIQYEALQRLTRTRFHFMREITRNKTYFLNQLFLKFSGLRQDNPFSDKFGATSMAVMEELEPETIAEMSIEELVEFLQDKGKNRFENPEEIAKYLHKLARSSYRLNKAMQDPVNISMSVTLSTIQHIESQVKRLDKEIAKLMKGIPQTLTSVKGIGDVYAAGLIAEIGDIKRFKDHHALAKYAGLVWNQNQSGEFESQETARMRTGNKYLRYYLIQAADKIRKYDSEYKAFYTKKYDEVPKHKHKRALVLTARKLVRLVFSLLRTNQLYTPPERRD